GCTACCATTGCCTTCGGGATGGGCATTGACAAGTCCAATGTACGGTGGGTGATTCATTACAACCTGCCCAAAAACCTGGAAAGCTATTACCAGGAAATTGGACGTGCCGGCCGTGACGGTGCCGCCGCTGAGGCCTTGCTGTTTCATAGTCTGGCAGACGTCATGACCTTGAGGGACATCATCACTCAGGGTGATAATAGCAAAGAACAGGCGCTGTCTTTGGCCAAGCTGGACCGCATGCAACAATACGCCGAAAGCACCAGCTGCCGCCGTAAAACCTTGATGCACTATTTCGGGGAGGAGTTCCCCAGAGACTGCGGCCATTGTGACATTTGCGACCATCCGCCTACTTCCTTTAACGGAACAGAGTTGGCGCAGAAGATCCTGTCTGCCGTGGCCCGTACCAAAGAAACCATTGCCTCTGCCCAGGTGGTAGACATTTTAAGAGGCTCCAGAAACCAAATGTCGCTGGCCAAAGGCTATGACAAGCTCAAAACGTTTGGCGTAGGGAGAGATTTGCCGCCGCTGGAATGGCAACGCTACATTCACCAATTAATCAATCAAGGTCTTTTGGAAGTAGCCTATGATGAGCACGGTGCCTTAAAACTGACCAAAGGAAGCCAGGATATTCTGTTCAACGGTAAGAAGGTAGAGCTGGTGAAATTCCAGGCGGTGAACCCCAAGGAAGAAAAAGAAAGGGCTGCCAAAGGAAAGAACAGAAATCCGCTGGCCACTGCCTTGTTTGAGCATTTAAGACAGCTTAGGAAAGATCTGGCCCAGGAGCGCGGCATTGCACCGTATCTGGTGTTTAATGACAATACCCTGCAAGAGATCGCGGAAGAACGGCCCACCAGCAAACCTGCGTTCTTGTCTATTTCTGGGGTGGCGCAGGCCAAATATGAGCAGTATGGTGAAATCTTTATCAATGCCATTCTCACCTTCCTGTCTCAACAGTCCAAAGCAGAGCAGGTAAAACTGAAAGGCGCCACTCATCTTCTCACCTATGAAGCCTTAAAGCAAGGAAAGTCACCCGAGGAAATTTCAGTGGAGCGCCAATTACAGCTGGTGACCATCTTCTCCCATATTGCCACGCTGTTCCAGCAGGGATATGATGTAGACTTAAAGCCCTTCTTATCCGAGAGCGAGTACACCCGGGTGCACCAAGCCATAGTAGAAACGGGTTGTACCTCGGCCATGAAACCCATCTTTGAGCACTTAGACTGTCAGATAGACTATTTCAAAATCAGGCTGGCCCTGGCCAGGTTCAACAAAGAAACGGCTACCGTTTAATTTTAAATGGGTATAAAAAGAGAAGGCCCGGTCTATGTAGACCGGGCCTTCTCTTTTTATGGGATTGTCTCAGAGACTATTTCAAAATGATTGGATCTGGCTTGCCATCTGGGTCACCCGCTACCAAACCTTGGTTGTTGATGGCAGTACCTTTCAAGGCTAGCAAACCAGCCAAGTGAGGGGCAGCAAAAGATGTACCAGTGCTTCCGCTTAGGTAAGTACCGCCTCTGCCAGTAGATTTGATGTTAGTACCTGGGGCACTGAAGTCTACGGCTGCGCCAAAGTTAGAAGACGGATTGAATTTACCGTAAGTGTCCATGTTAGACACGGTGTACACGTTAGGAGCGTTTACGCGGGCAGGTGAATCACCCAGGCAGTCAATGCCACTGTTGCCGGCAGCAATGGCGATGTAAATACCACGGGCGGCTGTTTTCTTTACCAGGTCATCTAGTAAAGTAGAACCATTCACCCGTAAGCTCATATTCACTACATCACCGGCTTTACCATATTTGTATACGTGGTTCAAGGCAGAGTAGATGCGAGTAAGGGTACCGTAACCTGTGTTGTCAAAAACTCTGAGGGCTACCAATGAAGCGTTAGCGGCTACACCTACCACCCCGAAGGTGTTGTTTTTAGCACCAATGATGCCAGCTACGGTAGTGCCATGGCCGTATCCATCTTCAACAGAAGTAATGCCAGAGATGAAAGATACGCTGCGGGCAACGTCCACGTTTAGGTCAGGGTGTTTGGTGTCAATACCAGAGTCAATGATCCAAACTGTTTTACCTGTGCCGTCACCATATCCAACACGGGCAACGCCCCAAGGAACGGTCTGAGTAGAGGTAGTGGTAGTAGTGGTTGTGGTGGTTGTTGCTAGAGGAGTAGTAGTGTTTGAAGTGGTAGTTTGTTTAGAAGGTTTACCTAACATTACTGCTTGTTCAGGTTCAATGTAAGCTACATTTTCATCCTGCTTAAGTAAATCAACTTCTTCTTTGCTTAGAGAGCCAGAGAAGCCTTCAAAAGCACCATCTGATAAGTTTTTGATTCGCTCTGCAGCAGAACGGTGGGTACCTAGCACCCGCTCGCGTACGCTTTGAGCTTTAACGCCATTCTTTAGAACAACAATGAATTTTCCATCTATGGCATTGGAAGAGGCAGCAGGCTCTTGTGGAGCGGTAGCCGTTTCTTCTAAAACTTCATCTTTCTGACAGCCTGCCATGGTAAATACTGAGGCTAAGGCAAAGAAAGAGACTGCTTTCTTAAACGTTCCTGACTTCATACGCATTCAATTTTAAGTGTTAAAGAAAAAGCATCAAATAGAGGATAAAATTTGAAACCTCATTTTGATATGTTCGTAACCAACTTCCTTTTAAAGTGGTTCAAAGATAGAAATTATTTTATCAGTTGAAGTTAAAAAGACAATATAAGCGATTGATATATAATAACTTATATATATGAATTAATAGGAGTTAATAAGAGAAGAATAAAGAAATTTTAACGTCTATTTAACCGTAATTGTTTTTATTTCAATAGGTTAATATGAATCAATTAAGAAGCTGGTAAATAAGTTTGCCAAAATGATTAGTTCTCTGCTAATAAAAACGTATTTTTACCTATAGAATTCTAACGGGTCACTAGCATGCTTAGCACTAATCTAAAATACTTAAGAAAGAAGGAGAACCTCACGCAAGTGCAGTTGGCGGAGAAGCTTCAAATAAAGCGCTCACTAATAGGTGCTTATGAAGAGGGGAGGGCTGAGCCTAAGCTGGTTACGCTTATGAAGATGGCCCAAGTATTTAACCTGTCAGTAGATGAGTTGATTAATCCTGAGCTGCCCAATCTCTCCAAATCCACTTCCTCTGCGCATAACTCTAACGTGCGGGTACTGTCTATCACCGTAGACGGACAAGACCGGGAGAACATAGAATTGGTGCCCTATAAAGCCAGCGCCGGGTACTTGAATGGGTACGCAGATCCTGAGTTCATGGAAGAACTGCCTAAATTCAGGTTGCCTATGATCCAGGGGCCGGGTACTTACCGCGCATTTGAAATAAAAGGGGACTCCATGTTGCCTATTCCTTCCGGAACGGTCATTGTGGGCCGTTATGTGGAGCGGTGGCAAGATATCAAAGACGGTACGCCTTGTATAGTGGTAAGCATGCAGGAGGGCATCGTGTTTAAGCGCATTTACCAAAAGGCC
The nucleotide sequence above comes from Nibribacter ruber. Encoded proteins:
- the recQ gene encoding DNA helicase RecQ, which gives rise to MSVREAQEVLKLYFGYDKFRPGQEEIISNVLAKKDTIVLMPTGGGKSICYQVPGLVMPGLCVVVSPLIALMKDQVEALLGNGVNAGYLNSSQSSKEQQLIEQQCFDGRLKMLYVSPEKLLSAGFFSFLKRLQVNLFAIDEAHCISAWGHDFRPEYLQLKNLKLQFPEIPVIALTATADKLTQRDIQTQLYLENPRVFSSSFDRPNIYLQVQPGQKRMEAILDFLEDRPFQPGIIYCLSRKATESLAQKLKEKGYNADYYHAGLSAKDRDKVQERFLQDNVQIMCATIAFGMGIDKSNVRWVIHYNLPKNLESYYQEIGRAGRDGAAAEALLFHSLADVMTLRDIITQGDNSKEQALSLAKLDRMQQYAESTSCRRKTLMHYFGEEFPRDCGHCDICDHPPTSFNGTELAQKILSAVARTKETIASAQVVDILRGSRNQMSLAKGYDKLKTFGVGRDLPPLEWQRYIHQLINQGLLEVAYDEHGALKLTKGSQDILFNGKKVELVKFQAVNPKEEKERAAKGKNRNPLATALFEHLRQLRKDLAQERGIAPYLVFNDNTLQEIAEERPTSKPAFLSISGVAQAKYEQYGEIFINAILTFLSQQSKAEQVKLKGATHLLTYEALKQGKSPEEISVERQLQLVTIFSHIATLFQQGYDVDLKPFLSESEYTRVHQAIVETGCTSAMKPIFEHLDCQIDYFKIRLALARFNKETATV
- a CDS encoding S8 family peptidase, which codes for MKSGTFKKAVSFFALASVFTMAGCQKDEVLEETATAPQEPAASSNAIDGKFIVVLKNGVKAQSVRERVLGTHRSAAERIKNLSDGAFEGFSGSLSKEEVDLLKQDENVAYIEPEQAVMLGKPSKQTTTSNTTTPLATTTTTTTTTTSTQTVPWGVARVGYGDGTGKTVWIIDSGIDTKHPDLNVDVARSVSFISGITSVEDGYGHGTTVAGIIGAKNNTFGVVGVAANASLVALRVFDNTGYGTLTRIYSALNHVYKYGKAGDVVNMSLRVNGSTLLDDLVKKTAARGIYIAIAAGNSGIDCLGDSPARVNAPNVYTVSNMDTYGKFNPSSNFGAAVDFSAPGTNIKSTGRGGTYLSGSTGTSFAAPHLAGLLALKGTAINNQGLVAGDPDGKPDPIILK
- a CDS encoding XRE family transcriptional regulator; this encodes MLSTNLKYLRKKENLTQVQLAEKLQIKRSLIGAYEEGRAEPKLVTLMKMAQVFNLSVDELINPELPNLSKSTSSAHNSNVRVLSITVDGQDRENIELVPYKASAGYLNGYADPEFMEELPKFRLPMIQGPGTYRAFEIKGDSMLPIPSGTVIVGRYVERWQDIKDGTPCIVVSMQEGIVFKRIYQKAQDNALRLHSDNPVYQPYEVPLADVVELWEAKAYISTSFPMAEISLDRLTSLVLDLQQEVQKLKTVN